One Cloacibacillus sp. genomic window carries:
- a CDS encoding acyl-CoA dehydratase activase has translation MQKTGPQRLLRPLSAHPLSTVNELGGASMELLHAGLDIGSTTAKAVVLDEQDRIVFSRYSRHFADIKTAVGKLVNDIRDSFSESKMTLAMAGSGALELARGMDVPFTQEQIACTASITRFLPGVDVCIELGGEDSKITFFDEAGAEQRMNETCAGGTGAFLDQMATLFGTDAAGLNELAKGHKTIYPVASRCGVFAKTDVQALLNDGASRQDVAASIFQAIVNQTISGLACGRRIAGRVAFLGGPLYFLSELRSRFTETLRLPLDQCIFPKNPHLYVAMGAAISAKRQGAVGADVLQRRAEHFFISHAEGRGSALPPLFNDETELESFRQRHSSCRAKRACLSEHKGDAYLGIDVGSTTTKMVLIGDGGELLFSKYMQTGVGDTLKTVREALLELYSQMPEQTVIAGSGVTGYGEKLIKAAFCVDTGEVETVAHAKAAGFVLPGADFVIDIGGQDMKCLRIKEGVINGVFLNEACSSGCGSFLQSFAKSLNMEMAEFARAAESSLSPVDLGSRCTVFMNSRVRQAQKEGASVRDISAGLVYSVVKNALYKVLKIKDPAELGERIVVQGGTFRSDALLRAFELVTGRVVVRPDISELMGAFGAALIARERRGEKSTLIGAEALASFRTTATTQSCAGCGNRCLLTLTAFPDGKKYISGNRCERGGCAVTHEPLPPNLFEKKYKRLFDYYRPLEAENAPRGALGIPRVLNLYENYPYWFTLFTELGFRVELSGKSPDENLGIETIPSQTVCYPAKLAHRHITELLERGVKNIFYPIILHEKKEFADAQNDYNCPVVTGYPDVARLNIDRLNDGRVNFIQPALSIENEAALAETLAPALASFGVSKAELRRAACAAAAAARACKADIADFGRQALAWLAEHGGVGIVLAGHPYHLSPEVNHGIPELINSYGVTLFTEDSVCGMADGLDDKDEIGAVDQWVYHSRLYRAAMVTAKHPAFKKVELVQFNSFGCGLDAISTEQTAEILARHGKLHTLIKIDEGKNNGAVKIRIRSLLAAMKMERGEKSPCAAPPLAKAKSKARPGGRTLLCPPLSPFHFQFIEAAFDGSGVDLKVLPEGGRETVELGLRYVNNDVCYPAMMVVGQFIEALKSGRYDPEKTDCLYAQTGGACRASNYIHLLRGALSAAGFPQVRVLALNRQKEGEAEGFKLPPRVAWRATLGLFYGDLLMRLLLRTRPYERDKGESMRLHDLWAARIKENIRAGSWLRFKSDVREMTRDFAAVPIDDIKRPRVGITGEILVKYHANANERLVELIEEEGGEAVLPDMSSFISYCLYDAVYAGKGLAGAFLPRLFSEAGLWAIEKIKAPIAEALHGTRFGVPHKIEELARLGGSVVSQANQAGEGWLLTAEMMALIESGVTNVLCVQPFACLPNHVTGKGVIKELKRRFKGANILPLDYDASVSTTNQLNRIKLLMATAKA, from the coding sequence ATGCAAAAGACGGGACCACAGCGGCTGCTGCGGCCGCTTTCGGCGCATCCGTTATCCACGGTGAACGAATTAGGGGGAGCTTCAATGGAACTTCTTCACGCAGGGCTTGATATAGGCTCCACGACTGCCAAAGCGGTTGTGCTGGACGAGCAGGACAGGATAGTCTTCAGCCGTTACAGCAGACACTTCGCCGACATAAAGACGGCAGTGGGAAAACTTGTGAACGATATAAGGGATTCTTTTTCAGAGTCAAAGATGACGCTTGCAATGGCCGGCTCCGGCGCGCTTGAACTTGCGCGCGGGATGGACGTGCCCTTCACGCAGGAGCAGATAGCCTGCACCGCGAGCATCACGCGCTTTCTGCCCGGCGTGGACGTCTGCATAGAGCTGGGCGGCGAAGACTCGAAGATAACGTTTTTTGACGAGGCCGGCGCGGAGCAGCGCATGAATGAGACCTGCGCCGGCGGCACTGGCGCCTTTCTCGACCAGATGGCGACGCTTTTTGGCACAGACGCGGCCGGGCTGAACGAGCTTGCGAAGGGCCATAAGACAATCTACCCCGTAGCTTCGCGCTGCGGCGTCTTTGCGAAGACCGACGTGCAGGCGCTGCTCAACGACGGCGCGTCGCGTCAGGACGTGGCCGCCTCCATCTTTCAGGCCATAGTCAACCAGACGATAAGCGGCCTCGCCTGCGGCAGAAGGATAGCGGGGAGAGTCGCCTTCCTCGGAGGGCCGCTCTATTTTCTTTCGGAGCTGCGCAGCCGCTTCACCGAGACGCTGCGGCTGCCTCTTGACCAATGTATCTTCCCGAAAAACCCGCACCTTTACGTTGCGATGGGCGCGGCCATCAGCGCCAAAAGGCAGGGCGCCGTGGGTGCGGACGTGCTCCAGCGGCGCGCGGAGCATTTTTTCATCTCCCACGCGGAGGGGCGCGGTTCCGCGCTTCCGCCTCTTTTTAATGACGAAACGGAGCTTGAAAGCTTCAGACAGAGGCATTCCTCATGCCGCGCAAAGCGCGCCTGCCTGAGCGAACATAAGGGCGACGCCTATCTTGGCATAGACGTAGGCTCTACGACGACGAAGATGGTGCTCATAGGCGACGGCGGGGAGCTGCTTTTTTCAAAATATATGCAAACAGGCGTAGGCGATACGTTGAAGACCGTGCGAGAGGCGCTGCTTGAGCTTTACTCGCAGATGCCGGAGCAGACGGTGATTGCGGGCAGCGGCGTCACAGGCTACGGCGAAAAGCTGATAAAGGCCGCCTTTTGCGTCGATACGGGAGAGGTCGAGACTGTGGCGCACGCCAAGGCCGCGGGCTTCGTGCTCCCCGGAGCAGATTTCGTCATTGACATCGGCGGTCAGGATATGAAGTGCCTGCGCATAAAAGAGGGCGTCATAAACGGAGTCTTCCTCAACGAAGCCTGCTCCTCGGGCTGCGGCTCCTTCTTGCAGAGCTTCGCGAAATCGCTGAACATGGAGATGGCCGAGTTCGCGCGCGCCGCGGAAAGCTCCCTCTCTCCGGTGGACTTAGGCTCGCGCTGCACCGTGTTCATGAACTCCAGGGTGCGTCAGGCGCAGAAAGAGGGTGCTTCCGTGCGCGACATCTCGGCGGGGCTAGTCTACTCCGTTGTCAAAAACGCGCTCTATAAAGTGCTCAAGATAAAAGACCCGGCGGAGCTGGGCGAGCGCATCGTGGTGCAGGGCGGCACATTTCGCAGCGACGCTCTGCTGCGCGCCTTTGAGCTTGTCACGGGGCGCGTCGTGGTGCGCCCCGACATCTCGGAGCTTATGGGGGCCTTCGGCGCCGCGCTCATCGCGCGTGAGCGGCGCGGTGAAAAAAGCACGCTGATCGGCGCTGAGGCGCTCGCTTCATTTCGCACGACGGCGACGACGCAGAGCTGCGCCGGCTGCGGCAACAGATGCCTGCTGACGCTCACCGCCTTCCCGGACGGCAAAAAATATATCTCCGGCAACCGCTGCGAGCGCGGCGGCTGCGCCGTGACGCACGAGCCGCTTCCTCCGAACCTTTTTGAGAAAAAATATAAACGGCTCTTTGACTATTACAGGCCGCTTGAGGCCGAAAACGCGCCGCGCGGCGCGCTTGGGATACCGCGCGTGCTCAACCTCTACGAAAATTATCCGTACTGGTTCACGCTCTTTACGGAGCTTGGGTTTCGCGTGGAGCTTTCGGGAAAGTCGCCCGACGAAAATCTTGGCATCGAGACGATCCCGTCGCAGACCGTCTGCTATCCGGCGAAGCTGGCGCACCGCCACATCACGGAGCTGCTTGAACGCGGCGTGAAAAACATCTTCTACCCGATAATCCTCCATGAGAAAAAAGAGTTCGCGGATGCGCAGAACGACTACAACTGCCCGGTCGTCACAGGCTATCCCGACGTCGCGCGCCTCAACATCGACCGGCTGAACGACGGCCGCGTCAACTTCATCCAGCCCGCGCTTTCGATAGAAAACGAGGCCGCTCTGGCAGAGACGCTTGCTCCGGCGCTTGCGTCGTTTGGCGTCTCAAAGGCCGAGCTGCGTCGCGCAGCGTGTGCCGCCGCCGCAGCAGCCCGGGCCTGCAAGGCGGACATCGCGGACTTCGGCAGGCAGGCGCTTGCGTGGCTTGCCGAACACGGCGGGGTCGGCATCGTCCTTGCGGGACACCCCTACCACCTGTCGCCCGAAGTCAACCACGGCATACCGGAGCTGATAAACAGCTACGGAGTGACGCTCTTCACAGAGGACTCCGTATGCGGCATGGCTGACGGCCTTGATGATAAAGACGAAATCGGCGCGGTGGATCAGTGGGTGTATCATTCGCGCCTCTACCGCGCCGCGATGGTGACGGCGAAACATCCCGCCTTTAAAAAGGTGGAGCTTGTGCAGTTCAACTCCTTCGGCTGCGGTCTGGACGCAATCAGCACAGAACAGACCGCGGAGATACTCGCGCGGCACGGCAAGCTCCACACCCTGATAAAGATCGACGAGGGAAAAAACAACGGCGCTGTAAAGATACGGATACGTTCGCTGCTTGCCGCTATGAAAATGGAACGGGGAGAAAAGAGCCCCTGCGCCGCGCCGCCTCTTGCAAAGGCGAAAAGCAAGGCGCGCCCAGGCGGACGTACGCTGCTTTGTCCGCCGCTTTCGCCCTTTCACTTCCAGTTCATCGAGGCGGCCTTCGACGGCAGCGGCGTGGATCTGAAGGTGCTGCCGGAGGGCGGGCGCGAGACGGTGGAGCTTGGGCTTCGCTATGTCAACAACGACGTCTGCTATCCTGCGATGATGGTCGTAGGCCAGTTCATCGAGGCGCTGAAAAGCGGCCGCTACGACCCGGAAAAAACGGACTGCCTCTACGCGCAGACCGGAGGGGCCTGCCGCGCCAGCAACTACATCCACCTTCTGCGCGGCGCTCTTTCCGCCGCCGGCTTTCCGCAGGTGCGCGTCCTTGCGCTGAATCGTCAGAAGGAGGGCGAGGCGGAGGGCTTCAAGCTGCCGCCGCGCGTCGCCTGGCGAGCGACGCTCGGGCTCTTCTACGGAGACCTGCTCATGCGCCTTTTGCTCCGCACCCGCCCCTATGAACGGGACAAGGGCGAGAGCATGAGGCTCCATGACCTTTGGGCCGCCCGCATAAAAGAAAACATCCGCGCCGGAAGCTGGCTCCGCTTCAAGAGCGACGTCCGCGAGATGACGCGCGATTTTGCCGCCGTGCCCATAGACGACATAAAGCGCCCGCGCGTCGGCATCACCGGCGAGATACTGGTCAAATACCACGCAAACGCCAACGAACGGCTGGTCGAGCTGATAGAGGAGGAGGGCGGCGAGGCCGTGTTGCCGGATATGAGCAGCTTCATCTCCTACTGCCTCTACGACGCCGTCTACGCCGGCAAGGGCCTCGCAGGCGCGTTTTTGCCGCGCCTCTTCAGCGAGGCGGGCCTCTGGGCGATAGAAAAGATAAAGGCCCCCATAGCCGAAGCTTTGCACGGCACGCGTTTCGGCGTCCCGCATAAAATAGAGGAGCTTGCGCGCCTGGGCGGCTCCGTCGTCTCGCAGGCGAACCAGGCCGGAGAGGGCTGGCTTCTGACCGCTGAAATGATGGCGCTGATAGAAAGCGGAGTTACCAACGTCCTCTGCGTGCAGCCCTTCGCCTGCCTGCCGAACCACGTCACCGGCAAAGGCGTCATAAAAGAGCTGAAACGCCGCTTCAAAGGCGCCAACATCCTGCCGCTCGACTACGACGCGAGCGTCAGCACCACCAACCAGCTCAACAGAATAAAACTGCTCATGGCGACTGCAAAGGCGTAA
- the cls gene encoding cardiolipin synthase, protein MNKFAKWFLWAVFAAFMIGLLPSIVSLAQELFVYTEKGLDVTPHFTKMTGSFCRILKSYAWHFIILYSMLVAAVIFMEGQNPDRTILWLLVLIFVPVLGFFIYLIMGPDLKSITNRRQFRPAKNYDFDHSPFPQHKESEFLIGRLLHAASGADLLMRNRVKILLNGDETFPAIEEALRQAQSFIHMEFFVVRGDALGARIGALLKEAAARGVKVRLLYDAVGSWGLKPAFVKDLTAGGVECRAFLPVALPLFRRKMNFRNHRKILVVDDAVGFTGGLNIGEEYEGKGHLGFWRDTFVRLEGEAVPALHKIFLHDWCVRDTGEPVAICEELELLVDGRPIERDYSDFPVVPLQVVASGIDSVWHSIAKGYYGMISRAQRRVWVTTPYLVPGPELMGAFVASSLAGVDVRIMMPSTKDHFLVYWGSRSNVEPLLRAGVRVFMYKKGFIHTKSVLCDSSIASVGTCNMDVRSLDINFEDQLFIYDKNIAEEFGRQFEKDMLDACEIKLSEWEKRPLWQKILESFGRLYSAQI, encoded by the coding sequence TTGAATAAATTTGCGAAGTGGTTTCTCTGGGCGGTATTTGCGGCCTTTATGATAGGGCTCTTGCCCTCCATTGTTTCACTTGCGCAGGAGCTTTTCGTCTATACGGAAAAGGGCCTTGACGTAACGCCGCATTTCACAAAGATGACTGGCTCTTTCTGCCGCATCCTCAAAAGCTACGCCTGGCATTTTATAATCCTCTATTCGATGCTTGTAGCCGCCGTCATTTTCATGGAGGGGCAGAACCCGGACAGGACCATCCTCTGGCTTCTCGTGCTCATCTTCGTGCCGGTGCTTGGATTTTTTATCTATCTCATCATGGGGCCGGATCTAAAGAGCATCACGAACCGCAGGCAGTTCCGCCCCGCGAAAAATTACGACTTCGACCATTCGCCGTTCCCCCAGCATAAGGAATCAGAGTTTTTGATAGGCCGACTGCTGCACGCGGCAAGCGGCGCCGACCTCTTGATGCGCAACCGCGTGAAAATACTGCTGAACGGCGACGAGACCTTCCCCGCCATTGAAGAGGCGCTCCGTCAGGCGCAAAGCTTCATCCACATGGAATTCTTCGTGGTGCGGGGAGACGCGCTCGGCGCCCGCATCGGCGCGCTGCTTAAGGAGGCCGCCGCCCGCGGCGTCAAGGTGCGCCTGCTTTACGACGCGGTCGGAAGCTGGGGGCTGAAGCCGGCCTTCGTGAAAGACCTCACGGCGGGCGGCGTAGAGTGCCGCGCCTTTCTGCCGGTGGCGCTTCCGCTTTTTCGGCGCAAGATGAACTTCCGCAACCACAGAAAAATACTCGTAGTAGATGACGCCGTGGGCTTCACGGGCGGCCTCAATATCGGAGAGGAGTACGAGGGAAAGGGTCATCTTGGCTTCTGGCGCGATACCTTCGTGCGGCTTGAAGGCGAGGCTGTGCCCGCGCTGCATAAGATATTCCTGCACGACTGGTGCGTACGCGACACCGGAGAACCGGTCGCCATCTGCGAGGAACTTGAACTTCTCGTAGACGGCCGTCCCATCGAACGCGACTATTCCGACTTTCCAGTCGTCCCGCTTCAGGTTGTGGCAAGCGGCATCGACAGCGTGTGGCACTCCATCGCTAAGGGTTATTACGGCATGATCTCGCGCGCGCAGCGGCGCGTTTGGGTGACGACGCCCTACCTCGTCCCCGGGCCGGAGCTTATGGGAGCCTTCGTCGCATCATCGCTTGCCGGCGTAGACGTGCGCATCATGATGCCTTCGACAAAAGACCATTTCCTCGTCTACTGGGGCAGCCGCAGCAACGTCGAACCGCTTCTGCGCGCCGGAGTCCGCGTCTTCATGTACAAAAAGGGCTTCATACACACGAAATCCGTGCTCTGCGACTCAAGCATAGCCTCAGTCGGCACCTGCAACATGGACGTGCGCAGCCTTGATATAAACTTTGAAGACCAGCTCTTCATCTACGACAAAAATATAGCGGAAGAGTTTGGACGCCAGTTTGAAAAAGATATGCTCGACGCCTGCGAGATAAAGCTTTCCGAATGGGAAAAGCGCCCTCTGTGGCAGAAGATACTTGAATCATTCGGCAGGCTCTATTCGGCGCAGATTTAA
- a CDS encoding metallophosphoesterase — MTDRVFERRFSEHSAFWLVCGVVLCFIYLYIYNRLAAADARGTAGVVWIMACVAMTGLSYLARRTKRLRSAALRRWTDRAGSVWLLFVLFSFFLMIFFDLVNYMLEAAAQPASEAALAMAAAAAVIAFGIREAHTIHSTYMTLPTDKLPKHTKRLRIVQLTDLHLGPYTGVKLLAAVLRRVREARPDMVVVTGDVADGCLEGRGREASMFRRIRPKYGFFAVTGNHDYYDDIDKAVDFMERSGMRVLHNEWVEAGGLCVIGVDDAAHLQKAKWGLSRSETAIVNARCEHEGLFTLLLRHRPVVEIGTEGMFDLQLSGHTHGGQMIPLPTSRLLIAGHSRGLKKLKNGSTLYTSNGAGYVGPPVRLMAPPEVVVIDLVQKEKE, encoded by the coding sequence ATGACGGACAGGGTATTTGAACGGCGCTTTTCCGAACATTCAGCCTTCTGGCTCGTCTGCGGCGTCGTTCTCTGTTTCATCTATTTATATATATACAACAGGCTTGCCGCGGCGGACGCACGCGGCACGGCGGGCGTTGTCTGGATAATGGCCTGCGTCGCAATGACGGGGCTCTCCTACCTGGCACGGCGCACAAAGCGCCTGCGCAGCGCGGCTCTTCGCCGCTGGACGGACCGCGCAGGCAGCGTCTGGCTGTTATTTGTTCTATTTTCGTTTTTCCTCATGATCTTTTTCGACCTAGTAAACTACATGCTGGAGGCCGCGGCGCAGCCGGCCTCCGAAGCGGCGCTTGCGATGGCGGCGGCCGCGGCGGTCATTGCCTTCGGCATAAGAGAGGCCCACACGATACACAGCACCTACATGACGCTGCCCACCGACAAACTGCCGAAGCATACGAAGCGGCTGCGCATCGTGCAGCTTACCGACCTGCATCTCGGCCCCTACACCGGCGTGAAACTGCTGGCGGCCGTCCTGCGGCGCGTCCGCGAAGCGCGCCCCGACATGGTGGTGGTCACGGGCGACGTGGCGGACGGCTGCCTTGAAGGGCGCGGCCGCGAAGCCTCAATGTTCCGCCGCATACGTCCAAAGTACGGCTTTTTCGCCGTCACGGGCAACCACGATTACTACGACGACATCGACAAAGCCGTTGATTTCATGGAGCGTTCCGGTATGCGCGTGCTGCACAACGAATGGGTCGAGGCGGGCGGCCTCTGCGTCATCGGCGTAGACGACGCGGCCCACCTGCAAAAGGCGAAATGGGGGCTTTCTCGCTCCGAGACCGCCATCGTAAACGCGCGCTGCGAGCATGAGGGGCTTTTTACGCTCCTTCTGCGCCACCGCCCCGTCGTTGAAATAGGCACGGAGGGGATGTTCGACCTGCAGCTGTCGGGGCACACGCACGGCGGGCAGATGATACCCCTGCCCACCTCGCGGCTTCTCATTGCGGGCCATTCTCGCGGGCTTAAAAAACTCAAAAACGGCAGCACTCTCTACACAAGCAACGGCGCGGGCTACGTAGGGCCGCCCGTGCGCCTCATGGCGCCGCCGGAGGTCGTGGTTATCGACCTCGTGCAAAAGGAAAAGGAATAA
- a CDS encoding ribonuclease H-like domain-containing protein, with protein sequence MARPRNFDQEKFGRLDGLLPEAKGKISAPRETLPKELDIPGLPDGAWTARGVYRMERRFAYGRYYGKRQLAPLRKSGETLSHWGGTPVSVFLDTETTGLSGGTGTYAFLIGLGLCHEDFFSVVQLFLAGPAWERAWLAAIEDELPADCGLVTYNGRAFDLPLLRTRYTLSRAVPSWNTAPHIDLLTLARHFYRERLSSCSLGSIERNVLGLNRSGEDVPGSEIPWMYTQFLRDQDAAPLRGIFYHNTLDIVSLAALQLQVAEMACGQCSCAAEMLRAGDLWAAKGFYEKARELWRAALDFPQDRHLALLRLAETERAAGNYEAAHACYAEALETDRRPVPTLEAMAKLEEHKLKRCEEALAHTRAALRWLEGHRIFKDKRWQTDRENLLYREERLIKKLEKGRCETEAPDEEE encoded by the coding sequence TTGGCGCGCCCGCGGAATTTCGACCAGGAAAAATTTGGCCGTCTAGACGGCCTTCTGCCTGAGGCAAAGGGCAAAATAAGCGCGCCGCGCGAAACACTGCCAAAGGAGCTGGACATCCCCGGCCTCCCGGATGGCGCGTGGACGGCGCGCGGCGTCTACCGCATGGAACGGCGCTTCGCCTACGGCAGATACTACGGCAAGCGCCAGCTCGCCCCCCTGCGCAAAAGCGGAGAGACGCTTTCGCACTGGGGCGGCACGCCCGTTTCCGTATTTCTTGACACGGAGACGACGGGGCTTTCCGGCGGCACAGGTACATACGCCTTTCTCATCGGGCTTGGCCTCTGCCATGAAGATTTTTTCAGCGTAGTCCAGCTCTTTCTTGCCGGCCCGGCGTGGGAACGCGCGTGGCTTGCCGCAATAGAGGACGAACTCCCCGCGGACTGCGGCCTCGTCACCTACAACGGGCGCGCCTTCGACCTGCCGCTGCTGCGCACGCGCTACACGCTCTCCCGCGCCGTGCCATCATGGAACACGGCGCCGCACATAGACCTGCTGACGCTTGCGCGCCACTTCTACAGAGAGCGGCTTTCCTCCTGCTCGCTTGGCTCCATAGAACGCAACGTGCTTGGGCTGAACCGAAGCGGAGAGGACGTCCCCGGAAGCGAGATCCCGTGGATGTACACTCAGTTCCTCCGCGACCAGGACGCGGCTCCGCTGCGCGGCATCTTCTACCACAACACGCTAGACATAGTATCGCTCGCCGCCTTGCAGCTTCAGGTAGCAGAGATGGCCTGCGGCCAGTGCTCCTGCGCCGCGGAGATGCTGCGCGCGGGCGACCTCTGGGCCGCAAAAGGCTTTTACGAAAAGGCGCGCGAACTGTGGCGCGCCGCGCTCGATTTCCCGCAGGACAGACATCTTGCGCTGCTGCGGCTCGCCGAGACAGAACGCGCCGCCGGCAACTACGAAGCAGCCCACGCCTGCTACGCGGAGGCGCTAGAGACCGACCGCCGCCCAGTCCCCACACTGGAGGCGATGGCAAAGCTCGAAGAGCACAAACTAAAACGCTGCGAAGAGGCCCTGGCCCACACTCGCGCCGCCCTCCGCTGGCTTGAAGGCCACCGCATATTCAAAGACAAACGCTGGCAAACCGACCGTGAAAACCTCCTCTACCGCGAAGAGCGCCTGATAAAAAAACTGGAAAAAGGCCGCTGCGAGACAGAGGCGCCCGATGAGGAAGAATAG
- the fucO gene encoding lactaldehyde reductase, producing MANRMVWNPTAYFGAGAVKNIPDEVKRRGFKKALVVTDKDLIKFGVAKRVFDVLDAAGLPYEVFDGLKQNPTIKNVQDSVAAFKKAGADYLIAIGGGSSMDTAKGTGIIINNPEFADVRSLEGVAPTKKPAVPIFAVPTTAGTAAETTINYVITDEEKKRKFVCVDPHDIPQIAVVDSDMMSSMPKGLAAATGMDALTHAIEGYVTPGAWELSDMFSLKSIQIIADNLRAAVNDGDAAAREKMALGQYVTGMAYSNVGLGLVHGMAHPLGAFYDTPHGVANALLLPFIMEYNAEYTGEKFREIARAFHVAGVDEMSPEQYRKAAVDAVRQLALDVHIPQKLSELGVKEEDLQFLTDSAFADVCTPGNPRKTNKDEIMELYKKAM from the coding sequence ATGGCAAATCGCATGGTATGGAACCCAACGGCATATTTTGGAGCGGGAGCTGTAAAAAACATCCCGGATGAGGTGAAGCGCCGCGGCTTCAAAAAGGCGCTCGTCGTAACGGACAAGGATCTTATAAAATTCGGCGTGGCAAAGCGTGTCTTTGACGTGCTGGATGCGGCCGGCCTCCCATACGAGGTCTTTGACGGGCTGAAGCAGAACCCGACGATAAAGAACGTGCAGGACAGCGTAGCCGCCTTCAAAAAGGCCGGCGCGGATTATCTCATAGCAATTGGCGGAGGCTCTTCGATGGATACCGCAAAGGGCACCGGCATCATCATAAACAACCCGGAGTTCGCCGACGTCCGCTCGCTTGAGGGCGTCGCCCCCACAAAAAAGCCGGCGGTGCCTATCTTCGCCGTGCCCACAACGGCCGGTACGGCGGCTGAGACCACCATCAACTACGTCATCACAGACGAAGAGAAAAAGCGCAAGTTCGTCTGCGTAGACCCGCACGACATCCCGCAGATAGCGGTCGTCGACTCCGACATGATGAGCTCGATGCCGAAGGGGCTTGCCGCGGCCACCGGCATGGACGCGCTTACGCACGCCATCGAAGGCTATGTCACGCCGGGCGCATGGGAACTCTCCGACATGTTCAGCTTAAAGTCCATCCAGATAATCGCGGACAACCTGCGCGCCGCGGTAAACGACGGAGATGCCGCCGCGCGCGAGAAGATGGCCCTTGGCCAGTACGTGACCGGCATGGCCTACTCAAACGTCGGCCTCGGCCTCGTCCACGGAATGGCGCATCCTCTTGGCGCCTTCTACGACACGCCGCACGGCGTAGCAAACGCGCTGCTTCTGCCCTTCATCATGGAATACAACGCCGAGTACACAGGCGAAAAATTCCGCGAGATCGCGCGCGCCTTCCACGTCGCGGGCGTAGACGAAATGAGTCCGGAGCAGTACCGCAAAGCCGCGGTCGACGCTGTGCGCCAGCTTGCGCTCGACGTCCACATCCCGCAGAAGCTTTCGGAGCTTGGCGTCAAAGAAGAGGACTTGCAGTTCCTGACGGATTCCGCCTTCGCCGACGTCTGCACCCCGGGCAACCCGCGCAAAACGAACAAAGACGAGATAATGGAGCTCTATAAGAAGGCCATGTAA